From Nymphaea colorata isolate Beijing-Zhang1983 chromosome 6, ASM883128v2, whole genome shotgun sequence, a single genomic window includes:
- the LOC116256196 gene encoding glucosamine inositolphosphorylceramide transferase 1-like: MGEKGVKSSNSMGLGCCGWRWACSSGSSFSSSNSVILLGFLLVLATFGSLFAWLTISPFGRPGTGLVGCREDGEGSWSIGVFYGKSPFSLRPIEMETLEANMSSAWPVANPVFTCASVADYRYPSNFVADPFLFIEHSPTQRGYKLYMFFETKNSLTMQGDIGVALSVDKGATWKYLGIALDEEWHLSYPYVFDYQGQIYLMPEGNRKGDLRLYRALEFPLQWTLEKVLIKKPLIDATMIQYEGYYWIFGSDFTRHGTEKNAELEIWYSRSPLGPWKQHKQNPVHSRDKSLGARNAGRPFIYEGSLYRSGQDCGETYGRRVRLYKVEILSTENYREVEVPLGIEESKKGRNAWNGIRYHHLDAQQLPSGDWIALMDGDRVPSGDSSRRLFIAFTGLTFVVLLIIAVGFSVGCVMCMLPTSWGLGSNRRNDTICVWVQPQFSLKLRKCFILFNRTSSSLQGQLRLNTCLGKSILCVLSTIGVVAVCVVVSFLFGGNGAEEAYPFKGEYSQFTMLTMTYEARLWNLKLYVKHYSRCASVREIVVIWNKGNPPDEREFDSAVPVRIRVERLNSLNNRFKVDPLIKTRAVLELDDDIMMTCNDLERGFKVWREHPERLVGFYPRLVNGKPLQYRNERYARKMNGYNMILTGAAFMDGEIAFKRYWSEMAKEGRAMVDKFFNCEDVLMNFIYANLSTARTVEYVHPAWAIDTSKFSSSAISRDTGAHYKKRTNCLLKFTDLYGPLPAKEWEFGMRLDGWDA; the protein is encoded by the exons ATGGGGGAGAAGGGCGTGAAGAGCTCGAATTCAATGGGTTTAGGGTGTTGTGGGTGGAGGTGGGCGTGCTCGAGTGGGAGTTCCTTCTCCTCCTCGAATTCTGTAATTCTTCTGGGATTCCTTCTGGTGCTTGCCACCTTCGGTTCTCTGTTTGCTTGGTTGACAATCTCCCCCTTTGGGAGGCCTGGTACAGGGTTAGTCGGTTGTCGTGAAGACGGCGAAGGATCATGGTCGATTGGAGTTTTTTACGGGAAGTCCCCATTCTCTCTTCGGCCGATTGAAATG GAAACTCTAGAGGCCAATATGAGCTCCGCATGGCCGGTTGCGAATCCGGTGTTTACTTGTGCTTCTGTGGCAGACTATAGATACCCGAGCAACTTTGTAGCAGAccctttcctttttattgaG CACTCTCCTACTCAAAGAGGATATAaactttatatgttttttgaaaCAAAGAATTCTCTTACGATGCAAGGAGATATTGGCGTTGCCCTTAGTGTTGACAAAGGTGCAACATGGAAGTATTTGGGAATTGCCTTAGATGAAGAATGGCACCTTTCTTATCCATATGTATTCGATTATCAGGGCCAA ATATACCTGATGCCTGAAGGTAATAGAAAGGGAGATCTTCGGCTTTATCGTGCATTGGAGTTTCctcttcaatggactttggaGAAGGTGCTTATAAAGAAACCTCTAATTGATGCCACAATGATCCAGTATGAAGGGTATTACTGGATTTTTGGTTCTGATTTCACACGTCATGGTACAGAGAAGAATGCAGAGCTTGAAATTTGGTACAGCAGGTCACCACTTGGTCCCTGGAAACAGCATAAGCAAAACCCAGTTCACTCTAGGGACAAAAGTTTGGGTGCTCGAAATGCTGGAAGACCTTTCATATATGAAGGTTCCTTGTATCGAAGTGGACAGGACTGTGGTGAAACCTATGGCCGAAGAGTTCGTCTGTATAAAGTGGAAATTCTCAGCACAGAAAATTACAGAGAAGTAGAAGTGCCATTAGGGATTGAGGAGTCAAAAAAAGGCCGTAATGCATGGAATGGTATTAGGTACCATCACTTGGATGCTCAACAGCTTCCATCTGGTGACTGGATTGCATTAATGGATGGTGATCGTGTCCCTTCTGGTGATTCAAGCAGGAGGCTGTTCATTGCCTTTACAGGACTGACTTTTGTTGTTCTTCTCATAATAGCCGTTGGATTTTCGGTGGGATGTGTAATGTGCATGCTTCCAACAAGCTGGGGTTTAGGTTCTAACAGGAGAAATGATACTATATGTGTTTGGGTTCAGCCACAATTTAGCTTGAAGCTGCGAAAATGTTTTATATTGTTTAACAGAACCAGTTCATCTCTTCAGGGTCAATTAAGGCTAAACACATGCTTGGGCAAATCCATTCTGTGTGTACTTTCCACTATAGGGGTAGTAGCAGTGTGTGTGGTTGTTTCGTTTCTCTTTGGAGGAAATGGTGCTGAAGAGGCATACCCCTTTAAAGGGGAGTACTCACAGTTCACAATGCTGACAATGACATATGAAGCTCGTCTGTGGAATCTGAAGCTCTATGTAAAGCATTATTCACGATGTGCTTCTGTTAGAGAAATTGTAGTAATTTGGAACAAAGGTAATCCTCCAGATGAAAGGGAATTTGACTCTGCAGTTCCAGTTCGTATTCGTGTGGAGAGACTCAATTCTTTGAACAACCGCTTTAAAGTTGATCCTCTCATAAAAACTAGGGCAGTTCTTGAACTTGATGATGATATAATGATGACATGTAATGACTTGGAAAGAGGGTTCAAGGTTTGGCGAGAACACCCTGAGAGACTTGTAGGTTTCTATCCTCGACTTGTTAATGGGAAGCCCTTGCAGTACAGAAATGAGAGGTATGCTCGAAAGATGAATGGTTACAACATGATATTAACTGGAGCTGCCTTCATGGATGGTGAAATTGCATTTAAGAGGTATTGGAGTGAAATGGCAAAAGAAGGAAGGGCCATGGTTGATAAGTTCTTCAACTGTGAAGACGTCTTGATGAATTTTATTTATGCTAACTTGAGTACTGCAAGAACTGTTGAGTATGTTCATCCTGCTTGGGCAATAGATACTTCAAAGTTTTCAAGTTCTGCCATTAGTCGGGACACAGGAGCACATTACAAGAAAAGGACCAACTGCTTGCTCAAATTCACTGATCTGTATGGTCCTCTCCCAGCCAAGGAATGGGAATTTGGTATGCGTCTGGATGGTTGGGATGCATAG
- the LOC116255929 gene encoding floral homeotic protein PISTILLATA-like: protein MGRRKIDIKRIEHPKHRDVTFCKRRRGLMKKAQELAILCDVKLGIVVFSSRGKMFEYCSPSTSMKQIIDRYTGGLPIDQRGGGASSSRSLLDTYTGDLWADEQLYRVHEDQMTREMASLKNEREMLHASIRHLMGEDLETLSINNLNQLEQQIEAGMHRVRSWKEVSAYRSLGQAQTSFTPTAAVGYNSLEPQMQPDLRSAAPTSVESSFESQMQLGHFAYEHDRYRDFPREQSPFEFQNTYHFWM from the exons ATGGGGCGCAGGAAGATTGACATCAAGAGGATCGAGCACCCCAAGCACCGCGACGTGACCTTCTGCAAGAGAAGAAGAGGCCTGATGAAGAAGGCACAGGAGCTCGCCATACTCTGCGACGTAAAGCTCGGCATTGTCGTCTTCTCAAGCAGAGGGAAGATGTTCGAGTATTGCAGCCCGAGCACAag CATGAAGCAAATTATTGACAGATACACGGGAGGATTGCCGATTGATCAGCGAGGGGGAGGTGCATCATCTTCCCGTTCCTTGCTAGACACATACACGGGAGATTTATGGGCTGATGAACAATTGTATCGAGTGCATGAGGATCAG ATGACAAGAGAGATGGCTAGTTTGAAGAATGAGAGGGAAATGCTGCACGCAAGCATAAGGCATCTCATGGGAGAGGATCTCGAGACGCTCAGCATAAACAATTTAAACCAACTTGAGCAACAGATTGAAGCAGGAATGCATCGAGTCCGATCATGGAAAGAAGTCTCTGCATATCGCTCTTTGGGTCAAGCTCAGACTTCTTTTACA CCAACAGCAGCAGTCGGCTACAACAGTTTGGAGCCCCAAATGCAGCCGGACCTCCGTTCTGCAGCACCAACGTCGGTTGAAAGCAGTTTCGAATCCCAAATGCAGTTGGGCCACTTTGCTTATGAACATGACCGCTACAGGGATTTCCCCCGTGAGCAATCACCTTTCGAATTCCAGAATACATACCACTTTTGGATGTAG